One Oryza brachyantha chromosome 3, ObraRS2, whole genome shotgun sequence DNA segment encodes these proteins:
- the LOC102708677 gene encoding uncharacterized protein LOC102708677, with product MDDVWQWLISLPSLPGKPSSQTIVVLAASPDRTTSIALQADCIPSVEGDEGEKTLVDFSLALNGTNGGVRVLWTSGRFAAASSVALRCQLLARLLDEVIMLSPFIPCMSGNHGGLPEPKLDEEVVAGVFDMAETDGTAPAASFFSLALLLRLFWLCACEAPGDTGFLFFQALGADIERALGNCRPALGQLLCSVGPDVEQQFMRSLGYMFAKLCLLREMQAESAARQTALPAACLSLSYATEVHGLLILKGYAPVIAMYRVTSAAWTPIAALPHEAPEEPALRYGLAHQQLEVVAHLEYAICARNKRFMTISVRVDNVRVRVARLGLRKDETDTGGEDVDDDAMDSERHFPSRLRLWVGPRFGASYATGPSLGRSTGNPERHVEMTRTVRGTFAGTTKLANGVVLPRVKAKMRSSARRCNRSWRWEQEAEGSAGVFEGVLCDPVTGTEIASWRDSNGGTAGAADPRNGMRRRYGGPGRAFTKMWGLVVAGDDLPEEVTWRVGMEAEGRTVPWRVGLKAWVSYMPNGVRSRHFETRCIEWAHEVELPLVAVNGEDL from the coding sequence ATGGACGATGTGTGGCAATGGCTGATCAGCCTCCCTTCTCTACCGGGCAAGCCGTCGTCGCAGACCATAGTAGTCCTCGCTGCCTCCCCTGACAGAACCACTTCCATTGCCCTGCAGGCCGACTGCATCCCGTCGGTTGAAGGCGACGAGGGTGAGAAAACGCTGGTAGATTTCTCCCTCGCCTTGAACGGCACAAACGGCGGGGTGCGCGTGCTGTGGACGTCGGGGCGATTTGCGGCCGCCTCCAGTGTCGCATTGCGGTGTCAGCTGCTGGCGAGGCTCCTCGACGAGGTGATCATGCTGTCACCATTCATCCCTTGCATGAGCGGAAACCACGGTGGGTTACCGGAACCAAAGCTGGACGAggaggtcgtcgccggcgtcttCGACATGGCCGAGACCGATGGAACAGCGCCCGCTGCCTCCTTTTTCTCGCTGGCTCTGCTTCTGCGCCTCTTCTGGTTATGCGCTTGCGAGGCACCCGGCGACACCGGGTTTCTCTTCTTCCAAGCTCTTGGGGCTGACATCGAGCGCGCTCTTGGCAACTGCCGGCCGGCGCTAGGCCAGCTCCTATGCTCCGTCGGCCCAGACGTCGAGCAGCAGTTCATGCGGTCGCTCGGCTACATGTTCGCGAAGCTGTGCTTGCTGCGGGAGATGCAAGCGGAGTCGGCAGCCAGGCAGACCGCGCTCCCCGCGGCGTGCCTTTCCCTGTCGTATGCCACCGAGGTGCACGGGCTATTGATTCTGAAAGGCTACGCGCCGGTGATCGCCATGTACCGCGTCACTAGCGCGGCATGGACGCCCATTGCGGCGCTGCCTCACGAGGCGCCGGAGGAGCCGGCGCTACGGTACGGCCTGGCGCACCAGCAGCTGGAGGTCGTCGCGCATCTGGAGTACGCCATTTGCGCGCGTAACAAGAGATTCATGACCATTTCTGTGCGCGTTGACAACGTCCGGGTACGCGTCGCGCGGCTCGGGTTACGGAAGGACGAGACGGACACCGGTGGCGAGGATGTCGACGACGACGCTATGGACAGCGAGCGCCATTTCCCGTCTCGTCTCCGCCTCTGGGTCGGTCCTCGGTTCGGCGCGTCGTACGCCACCGGCCCGAGCCTCGGCCGGTCGACGGGGAACCCAGAGCGCCACGTCGAGATGACGCGCACCGTCAGGGGCACCTTCGCCGGCACTACCAAACTAGCGAACGGCGTCGTCCTTCCGAGGGTCAAGGCCAAGATGCGCTCGTCGGCCCGGAGATGCAACCGGAGCTGGCGGTGGGAGCAAGAGGCAGAGGGCAGCGCGGGCGTCTTCGAGGGCGTGCTGTGCGACCCGGTTACCGGAACGGAGATCGCGTCGTGGCGCGACAGCAATGGAGGCACGGCGGGAGCAGCCGACCCGCGCAACGGCATGCGGCGGCGGTACGGCGGACCGGGCAGGGCCTTCACGAAGATGTGGGGGCTGGTGGTGGCAGGTGACGATCTGCCGGAGGAGGTGACGTGGAGGGTGGGGATGGAAGCCGAGGGGAGGACGGTGCCGTGGCGCGTGGGGCTCAAGGCCTGGGTGAGCTACATGCCCAATGGGGTGAGGAGCCGGCACTTCGAGACGAGGTGCATCGAGTGGGCACACGAGGTCGAGCTGCCGCTTGTCGCCGTTAATGGCGAAGATCTGTAA
- the LOC102708955 gene encoding uncharacterized protein LOC102708955, producing MGSCASKSVIEQRPLARHYARKGRRARTSSRSIMPEAPKSRLNDSRGHMTDFSMSEVVHFETSSNHGKSEHSKTFHLTQMQWHHSQRDSNGCCKEDAWFDSVSILEDDSDDEFKSVNGDWPDENESENENENASRFADALSRIGDLCRGVPMTLSVEQYLKRNDGNDPDRRSQSMAMCSSRCLPSSFSFKGLKEKNDVDEKSKECTTPSRIRKLLHSFSFNDKMQQLTGGSPAKKKSTVIRLSYKRTSCDDYDDDSELSESKKYVVRPKGGTTIIYGEEKSTSGCWTQIDPSLFKLRSETFLKDKKKCAAPNYAAYYPIGVDLFACPKKVQHIAQHIELPQVKPHDRLPSLLIVNIQMPAYPTAMFLGDSNGEGLSLVLYFKISEYFDKEVSEHFKESIMRFIEDESEKVKGFASESTIAYRDRLKIMAGLVNPDDLQLSSTERKLVQAYNEKPVLSRPQHNFFEGENYFEIDLDIHRFSYIARKGLESFRERLKTGILDLGLTIQAQKQDELPEQVLCCVRLNKIDFVNHGQVPTIITLDDK from the exons ATGGGTTCCTGTGCTTCCAAGTCTGTCATTGAGCAGAGACCACTGGCAAGGCACTATGCCAGGAAGGGAAGAAGAGCCCGTACTAGTTCCCGATCCATTATGCCCGAGGCACCCAAGTCAAGGTTGAATGATTCCAGAGGGCACATGACTGACTTCTCAATGAGTGAGGTTGTCCATTTTGAGACATCATCAAACCATGGAAAATCAGAGCATTCCAAAACATTCCACCTCACACAAATGCAGTGGCACCACAGCCAGAGGGATTCCAATG GTTGCTGCAAAGAAGATGCGTGGTTTGATTCCGTTAGCATTCTCGAGGATGATTCTGATGATGAATTTAAGAGTGTCAATGGAG ATTGGCCCGATGAAAATGAGAGCGAAAATGAGAATGAGAATGCATCCCGTTTTGCTGATGCACTCTCCCGCATTGGAGACTTGTGCCGTGGTGTGCCCATGACATTATCTGTAGAGCAGTATCTGAAAAGAAATGATG GTAATGATCCTGACCGAAGGAGCCAAAGCATGGCAATGTGCTCCAGCAGGTGCCTACCAAGTTCCTTTAGCTTTAAGGGCTTGAAGGAGAAAAATGATGTCGATGAGAAGAGCAAAGAGTGCACCACCCCATCTCGCATACGCAAGCTGTTGCACTCTTTCAGCTTCAATGACAAGATGCAGCAGTTGACCGGTGGAAGCCCAGCGAAGAAGAAGTCAACAGTTATCCGGCTATCATACAAGAGAACATCATGTGATGACTATGACGATGATAGCGAACTAA GTGAATCAAAGAAATATGTGGTCCGTCCGAAGGGAGGGACAACAATTATATATGGGGAAGAAAAGTCAACATCAGGATGTTGGACACAGATTGATCCATCCCTCTTCAAGCTGAGGAGCGAAACCTTCCTCAA AGACAAGAAGAAATGTGCTGCTCCAAACTATGCTGCTTATTATCCTATAGGTGTGGACTTGTTTGCCTGCCCCAAGAAGGTTCAGCACATCGCTCAGCACATTGAGCTTCCACAAGTCAAACCACATGATAGGCTTCCGTCACTTTTAATTGTTAACATCCAG ATGCCCGCCTATCCTACTGCTATGTTCCTCGGAGACAGCAATGGAGAAGGATTGAGCCTTGTGCTATACTTCAAAATCTCGGAGTACTTCGACAAGGAGGTTTCAGAGCATTTCAAGGAGTCTATTATG AGATTTATCGAGGATGAAAGTGAAAAGGTGAAAGGGTTTGCATCAGAATCAACGATTGCTTATAGAGACCGGTTAAAGATCATGGCTGGACTGGTTAACCCAGACGATCTTCAATTGAGTTCCACAGAGAGGAAGCTTGTTCAAGCATATAATGAGAAGCCAGTCCTCTCACGGCCCCaacacaatttttttgag GGAGAGAACTACTTTGAGATAGACCTTGATATACACCGGTTCAGCTATATTGCAAGGAAGGGATTGGAATCATTCCGGGAGCGCCTGAAGACTGGAATCCTTGACCTTGGTTTGACCATCCAG GCCCAGAAGCAAGATGAACTCCCTGAACAAGTCCTTTGCTGCGTTAGGCTAAACAAGATTGATTTTGTTAACCATGGGCAAGTTCCAACAATCATCACATTGGATGATAAGTGA